One segment of bacterium DNA contains the following:
- a CDS encoding STAS domain-containing protein yields the protein MEAINGLTLWDVHEDDQVVIYVRGELDFATTPHLIKTIRNIKDENVDKYVIDCEEVTFIDSETLKYVLGLRKDFAQCGRRLWFRKCSPQVKRILDLLGLSDQLIISEPAEA from the coding sequence ATGGAAGCCATAAACGGACTTACATTGTGGGATGTGCACGAGGATGACCAGGTCGTCATTTATGTGCGAGGGGAACTGGATTTCGCCACTACCCCACACCTGATAAAGACCATCAGGAATATAAAGGATGAGAATGTCGATAAATATGTAATCGATTGTGAAGAAGTGACGTTTATTGACAGTGAAACTCTCAAGTATGTACTTGGCCTCAGAAAAGACTTCGCGCAATGCGGTAGAAGACTATGGTTCCGTAAATGCAGCCCACAGGTCAAGAGAATACTTGATCTGCTTGGACTGAGCGATCAGCTAATTATCAGTGAACCAGCCGAAGCCTGA
- a CDS encoding chloride channel protein, which produces MSLQQRPNEKTTHPKVTNSENLFPTAAKIRDYFQTSETTGLIALSLLVGAGAGLGAVLYVHMIAWAKWLFMGGTHNLMPTIGSLWVIVSTSLGGLVCGLLVYYLAGGKGGDGVPEIMAAVAENGGKIRASFIATKIVTSAITIGSGGSAGREGPMVQVGACIGSSVGQILRLGDEKIRLLVACGSAGAIASAFNAPIGGALFALEVVLRTFNSRSFGGVVLATVASATVSHAFLGNNPAFVVPKYSLKSAWELPLYILMGVFCAFAAILFIKMFHGTEALFQKIRIWWPIKPVIGGAMVGIMALWMPRVLAGGYDTMTWALAGKAAVVMMAFLILGKMVATSLTLGSGGSGGTFAPALYIGCALGYTFGHIANVFFPHITAGPGAYALVAMGAFFAGAVRAPMTAILIIFEMTKDYNVMLPLMAAVVISALICDHMHRADIYTLKLLKRGIDLTKSRAIDRLDNITVGRAMTRDFETVDVDMPLGELIQKFTDSGHHGYPVTINNDRLWGIVTLKDIESVSEDQIDGLTVRDIATCPARTVRPDQSLHEAIKQFGVGNVGRLPVVDRSDPDKLIGILRRSDIIEAYAANLRRREKATQSAAFSVDVESPGITPLTLTLDHNSPWQGRCVADLGVSKDALIVSVERGGKAILPRGDTILQAGDRLTLVAEGQAAIKIREQWENWAKGI; this is translated from the coding sequence ATGTCGCTGCAGCAGCGCCCTAATGAAAAAACTACGCACCCTAAAGTTACCAATTCGGAAAATCTGTTCCCCACCGCCGCAAAAATACGCGATTACTTCCAGACATCAGAAACCACCGGCCTGATAGCCCTGTCACTGCTTGTCGGGGCAGGCGCAGGACTGGGAGCAGTGCTTTATGTCCATATGATCGCATGGGCAAAGTGGCTGTTTATGGGAGGAACACACAATCTGATGCCCACAATCGGGTCTCTGTGGGTAATTGTGTCAACCTCACTCGGCGGACTCGTGTGCGGACTGCTGGTATATTACCTGGCAGGAGGTAAAGGTGGCGATGGTGTGCCGGAGATTATGGCGGCAGTCGCTGAAAATGGCGGGAAAATACGCGCAAGCTTCATAGCCACAAAGATCGTCACATCAGCTATTACAATAGGCTCGGGCGGGTCCGCAGGCAGAGAAGGACCAATGGTGCAGGTGGGCGCATGTATCGGCTCATCAGTCGGACAAATACTCAGGCTCGGTGACGAGAAGATCAGGCTGCTGGTTGCATGCGGATCGGCAGGAGCAATCGCTTCGGCATTCAATGCTCCAATAGGTGGCGCACTCTTTGCACTGGAAGTCGTGCTGCGGACGTTTAACTCACGCTCGTTCGGTGGGGTCGTGCTGGCTACAGTGGCCTCGGCGACAGTATCGCATGCATTCCTCGGCAACAACCCCGCGTTCGTGGTCCCTAAGTATTCACTCAAGAGCGCATGGGAACTGCCACTCTACATACTGATGGGAGTATTCTGCGCATTTGCAGCCATACTCTTCATCAAAATGTTCCATGGCACTGAGGCTCTCTTCCAGAAAATTCGCATATGGTGGCCAATAAAACCAGTCATCGGTGGCGCGATGGTCGGAATTATGGCACTATGGATGCCGAGAGTCCTGGCAGGCGGATACGATACTATGACCTGGGCGCTCGCTGGAAAAGCCGCAGTGGTTATGATGGCATTTTTGATCCTTGGAAAGATGGTGGCGACATCGCTGACATTGGGATCGGGTGGATCAGGCGGGACGTTCGCACCAGCGCTATATATCGGCTGCGCGCTGGGATACACGTTCGGCCATATCGCAAATGTTTTCTTTCCGCACATAACCGCGGGACCTGGAGCATATGCGCTCGTGGCAATGGGTGCATTCTTTGCGGGAGCGGTTCGAGCACCAATGACAGCGATCCTAATCATATTCGAGATGACTAAGGATTATAACGTAATGCTGCCGCTTATGGCCGCGGTCGTTATCAGCGCACTTATATGCGATCATATGCATAGGGCAGATATATATACCCTCAAACTCCTCAAGCGAGGTATTGACCTCACCAAGTCACGCGCAATCGACCGGCTGGACAATATAACCGTCGGCAGGGCTATGACAAGAGATTTCGAGACCGTCGACGTCGATATGCCGCTGGGTGAGCTTATTCAGAAATTTACCGATAGCGGCCATCATGGTTACCCGGTCACTATTAATAACGACAGACTCTGGGGAATCGTGACTCTCAAAGATATTGAATCGGTATCCGAGGATCAGATCGATGGACTCACAGTGCGCGACATCGCGACCTGTCCGGCTAGAACCGTTCGACCAGATCAGAGCCTGCATGAGGCCATAAAGCAGTTCGGCGTCGGCAACGTCGGCAGACTGCCGGTTGTGGATCGTTCAGACCCGGACAAGCTGATCGGAATACTGCGCCGAAGCGATATTATCGAAGCATATGCGGCGAATCTGCGCAGACGTGAGAAAGCAACTCAGTCAGCAGCATTCTCTGTGGATGTGGAATCACCGGGTATTACGCCACTTACTCTCACACTGGACCATAATTCGCCATGGCAGGGTAGATGTGTGGCTGATCTTGGAGTATCAAAAGATGCGTTGATTGTATCAGTCGAGCGAGGAGGCAAGGCTATACTCCCACGCGGCGATACTATCTTGCAAGCTGGAGACAGGCTGACTCTGGTCGCGGAAGGCCAAGCTGCGATCAAAATACGTGAGCAATGGGAAAACTGGGCGAAAGGAATCTGA
- a CDS encoding radical SAM protein, with translation MRTEHFSLLKVKPGSPLHFSGPIARVFGSHLKDNKLVKAIAAAGTLKGGREIELLGMKTVIAEDGMFSASPTGPMGKLPQAKEAVEGVQNAIRNRGKPLMMRNGTLVYTSYQPPVPTNASMKLLGSRLSLEMDGHPQPTVCTLQVTTRCQANCIHCSAARFKRQHEPEMTTQDWKRIVRESEQLGAVTIIFTGGEPLLRPDIFELIDWVDKSEAVVGIFSNGLLLSEENIKRLVDAGLWFIHVSIDSPNASQHDEMRRVPGCFDKAIEGLTRAKEAGILTGISTYATPERLRNGQVVELIEMTKKYGFDEITIFDVVPTGRLLHEDRKHLLTDEDKAELCRIENKYNEGHPLPQVITQAHVNGPTGIGCYAGWCQFYMTAYGEVTPCDFTPLAFGNARDESIETIWKRMISHDGYCNHKNSCRMQDPDFRSKWIDKIPFDGPFPYPVEKFTQLADIDPDSEIEYETAQEYSSLGIKG, from the coding sequence TTGCGCACAGAACATTTTTCACTCCTCAAAGTCAAGCCGGGCAGTCCATTGCATTTCTCAGGTCCTATTGCACGAGTTTTTGGATCACACCTCAAAGACAACAAACTGGTTAAAGCAATCGCGGCGGCAGGCACCCTTAAGGGAGGCAGAGAAATTGAACTGCTGGGCATGAAGACCGTGATCGCTGAAGATGGAATGTTTTCAGCGTCACCGACCGGTCCAATGGGCAAACTTCCTCAAGCTAAAGAAGCCGTTGAAGGTGTTCAGAACGCTATCAGAAACCGCGGCAAGCCGTTGATGATGCGTAATGGGACTCTCGTATATACCTCATATCAGCCGCCTGTGCCGACAAATGCGTCCATGAAATTGCTGGGCAGCAGGCTCTCACTCGAAATGGACGGGCACCCCCAGCCAACCGTATGCACTCTTCAGGTCACTACCAGATGCCAGGCCAACTGCATCCACTGCAGTGCCGCTCGATTCAAACGCCAGCATGAGCCTGAGATGACGACTCAGGACTGGAAAAGGATTGTGCGCGAATCCGAACAGCTGGGAGCAGTCACCATCATATTCACCGGTGGAGAGCCGCTGCTTAGACCCGACATATTCGAGCTGATCGACTGGGTCGACAAGAGCGAGGCCGTGGTCGGAATTTTCTCTAATGGGCTGTTGCTCAGCGAGGAAAACATCAAGAGACTTGTGGATGCAGGGTTATGGTTCATCCATGTCTCGATCGATTCACCAAATGCGAGCCAGCACGATGAGATGAGACGTGTGCCGGGATGTTTCGACAAAGCAATCGAAGGGCTGACTCGCGCTAAAGAAGCCGGAATCCTTACTGGAATCTCCACATATGCAACGCCTGAGCGCCTAAGAAACGGGCAGGTGGTCGAGCTGATCGAAATGACAAAGAAATATGGGTTCGATGAGATCACCATCTTCGATGTCGTCCCGACAGGCAGGCTTCTCCACGAAGACAGAAAACATTTGCTTACAGACGAAGACAAAGCCGAACTATGCAGGATAGAAAACAAATATAATGAGGGACATCCGCTGCCGCAGGTGATTACGCAGGCTCATGTGAATGGACCGACCGGCATAGGGTGTTATGCGGGGTGGTGTCAGTTCTATATGACCGCCTATGGTGAGGTGACACCGTGCGACTTTACGCCTCTTGCTTTCGGCAACGCCAGAGATGAAAGCATCGAGACAATATGGAAGCGGATGATCAGTCATGATGGTTACTGCAATCACAAGAATAGCTGCCGGATGCAAGACCCTGATTTCCGATCGAAATGGATAGACAAAATCCCATTTGACGGGCCATTCCCCTACCCTGTCGAGAAGTTTACGCAGCTGGCGGATATCGACCCGGACAGCGAGATCGAATATGAGACGGCGCAAGAGTATTCGTCTCTTGGGATCAAGGGCTGA
- a CDS encoding class I SAM-dependent methyltransferase produces the protein MSQEATYEEIAKDIASYAGEQGGDVQRYIIAPAMLDVIGPANGKQILDLFCGAGYLSRRLASLGADVTAVDSSERLIGIAGEINEREEEEIKYAVAEPTDLSVIEDSTFDDVVCNMGLMMTHDLAGTIAELARLVKLGGRFIFSVLHPCFCMPDACWIKDSEGRQSYEAVDNYYTETWWPSELASSIRSGQKKVKHRTLSRYVNALGARGFTVRRIIEPRPTPETLAIRPHLEIYNRVPAAVIVEAVFPYL, from the coding sequence ATGAGTCAAGAAGCTACATACGAAGAGATTGCAAAAGATATCGCCTCATACGCCGGTGAACAGGGGGGCGATGTTCAGCGCTATATTATCGCACCCGCGATGCTCGACGTAATTGGACCTGCAAACGGTAAGCAGATATTGGACCTGTTTTGTGGAGCAGGCTACCTCTCAAGAAGACTCGCATCACTTGGAGCGGATGTCACTGCCGTGGACAGCTCTGAAAGACTTATCGGAATCGCCGGTGAGATCAATGAGCGAGAAGAAGAAGAAATCAAATACGCAGTGGCCGAGCCGACAGACCTTTCCGTGATTGAAGACAGCACGTTTGACGATGTGGTCTGCAACATGGGACTGATGATGACTCACGACCTTGCGGGAACAATCGCAGAACTTGCCAGACTGGTCAAACTCGGCGGCAGGTTCATATTCTCAGTGCTCCACCCCTGCTTTTGTATGCCCGACGCCTGCTGGATCAAAGACTCCGAAGGCAGGCAATCATATGAAGCGGTCGACAATTACTACACTGAGACTTGGTGGCCATCCGAACTCGCATCCAGTATCAGGAGCGGACAGAAGAAAGTCAAGCATCGCACCCTGTCACGCTACGTAAATGCCCTCGGAGCACGTGGGTTTACTGTACGCAGAATAATTGAACCCAGACCGACTCCCGAAACTCTGGCAATAAGACCTCACCTTGAAATCTACAACCGTGTCCCTGCTGCTGTAATCGTAGAAGCAGTGTTCCCCTATCTCTGA
- a CDS encoding sodium/solute symporter (Members of the Solute:Sodium Symporter (SSS), TC 2.A.21 as described in tcdb.org, catalyze solute:Na+ symport. Known solutes for members of the family include sugars, amino acids, nucleosides, inositols, vitamins, urea or anions, depending on the system.) produces the protein MGSVGIIIVVVYVLAMLGVGLWAMRKTKSVGDFFLGGRSIGPWMSAFAYGTTYFSAVLFIGYAGSLGWGFGIHTMWIVLGNSIVGSLLAWWILASKTRTMTARLNSMTMPDFLAARFACKPMKIAAALIIFVFLVPYSASVYTGLSYLFEKVLNIPYEYALGFLAALTGIYLIMGGYFALTITDLIRGIVELFGVVIMVYFLASQVGGFGSATHELLKPEHSPALLGMKAGFPGWVTLLALVIVTSFGPWGMPQMVQKFYSIKSKDYIKSAMIVCTIFSILMSFGAYYTGALTHLFATPGTEMAQIVASKHLDQLIPAFITNHTPPSIFLVILILVFSASMSSLSSLVLVSSSAIAMDLYNGIINPNASKRAVMTWMRVLCGVFVAASLFIALKKPATIVNLMVISWGALAGSFAAPYLYGLYWKKTTRAGAFAGLIVGLVISVGLFIIKGKDFVPIAGALAIILPFIVVPIVSAITKPLPKEIVAQAFIDSDE, from the coding sequence GTGGGTTCTGTTGGTATTATTATTGTTGTTGTCTATGTGCTCGCTATGCTGGGAGTTGGACTGTGGGCGATGCGCAAGACCAAAAGCGTTGGAGACTTCTTCCTGGGCGGCAGGTCAATCGGACCTTGGATGTCGGCGTTCGCCTACGGAACAACGTATTTCTCCGCAGTACTCTTCATCGGATATGCAGGCAGCCTGGGATGGGGCTTTGGCATCCATACAATGTGGATCGTCTTGGGAAACTCCATAGTCGGAAGCCTGTTGGCATGGTGGATACTGGCCTCGAAGACGAGAACTATGACTGCAAGGCTCAACTCCATGACGATGCCTGACTTCCTGGCGGCAAGATTTGCATGCAAGCCGATGAAAATCGCCGCTGCCCTTATTATATTCGTGTTCCTGGTGCCGTACTCGGCATCGGTCTACACAGGGCTGAGTTACCTTTTTGAGAAGGTCCTGAATATACCATATGAATATGCGCTGGGGTTCCTGGCGGCGCTCACCGGAATCTACCTGATTATGGGCGGATACTTCGCACTCACAATCACCGACCTCATCAGAGGTATCGTCGAACTCTTCGGAGTCGTGATAATGGTCTACTTCCTGGCATCGCAGGTGGGTGGGTTCGGAAGCGCAACACACGAACTCCTGAAACCTGAACATTCACCGGCACTGCTGGGAATGAAAGCAGGTTTTCCGGGATGGGTGACTCTGTTGGCGCTGGTGATAGTGACCAGCTTCGGGCCATGGGGTATGCCTCAGATGGTGCAGAAGTTCTACTCGATCAAAAGCAAGGACTATATCAAAAGCGCGATGATCGTATGTACTATCTTCTCGATACTGATGTCGTTCGGCGCATACTATACCGGCGCGCTGACCCACCTGTTCGCAACGCCGGGCACTGAGATGGCACAGATTGTTGCAAGCAAGCACCTTGACCAATTGATACCGGCGTTTATAACCAACCATACCCCCCCATCAATATTCCTGGTAATACTGATCCTGGTATTCTCGGCGTCGATGTCGTCATTGTCGTCATTGGTCCTGGTATCAAGCTCAGCGATTGCAATGGACCTCTATAATGGCATTATCAACCCCAATGCATCGAAACGGGCAGTCATGACGTGGATGAGAGTTCTGTGCGGAGTGTTTGTGGCCGCTTCACTCTTTATAGCGCTCAAGAAGCCGGCCACTATTGTCAATTTGATGGTGATCTCGTGGGGAGCACTGGCAGGTTCGTTCGCGGCTCCTTATCTCTATGGACTGTATTGGAAAAAGACCACACGCGCCGGAGCATTTGCAGGATTGATTGTGGGGCTGGTCATATCGGTCGGATTGTTTATTATTAAAGGCAAGGACTTCGTGCCTATCGCTGGAGCGCTTGCGATTATACTTCCGTTTATAGTTGTTCCGATTGTAAGCGCAATTACCAAACCTTTACCAAAAGAAATTGTGGCGCAGGCTTTCATAGACAGCGATGAGTAG
- a CDS encoding sugar phosphate isomerase/epimerase has product MIKGISYWSFAGGLEGTKPIADAFVEAKKAGYESVEPCLSDTGDVSLQTTEAKAKEIVKAASDAGVKISSVATGLFWGKSLTAGDPKVRAEALEIGKKLIDVAAWLNAGAVLIVPGAVDVFFDPTSEVVEFNDVWDRATEAIGKLESHAKAAKITIGLENVWNKFLTGPYEYKAFIDHFNSEWVGSYFDVGNCLLYGYPEHWIKALGKRIKRVHFKDFRRAVGTGAGFVDLLSGDVNWPAVMKAFKEIGYDGFVTAEMVPAYTHYPEALIDNTSRAMDAILGR; this is encoded by the coding sequence TTGATTAAAGGAATCAGTTATTGGTCGTTCGCGGGCGGGCTGGAAGGCACAAAGCCCATCGCGGATGCTTTTGTTGAAGCCAAGAAGGCGGGGTATGAGTCTGTTGAGCCTTGCCTTTCGGATACGGGCGATGTGAGCCTGCAGACCACCGAAGCCAAGGCTAAAGAGATTGTAAAGGCCGCATCGGATGCAGGTGTGAAGATATCATCTGTCGCCACCGGTCTTTTCTGGGGCAAGTCGCTTACGGCCGGCGACCCCAAGGTTCGCGCCGAGGCTCTTGAGATCGGCAAGAAGCTCATCGATGTGGCTGCATGGCTTAATGCAGGTGCCGTGCTGATAGTACCGGGAGCGGTCGATGTATTCTTCGATCCGACTTCAGAAGTAGTCGAGTTCAATGATGTCTGGGATCGCGCGACTGAGGCTATCGGCAAGCTCGAGTCTCATGCCAAGGCTGCAAAGATCACCATCGGTCTGGAGAACGTATGGAACAAGTTCCTCACGGGACCCTACGAGTATAAGGCATTCATCGACCACTTCAACTCAGAGTGGGTAGGTTCGTATTTCGATGTAGGCAACTGCCTGCTCTATGGCTATCCCGAGCACTGGATCAAAGCCCTGGGCAAGCGGATCAAGAGGGTCCACTTCAAGGACTTCCGCCGTGCAGTCGGCACAGGAGCCGGTTTTGTCGATCTGCTTTCAGGCGATGTAAACTGGCCTGCGGTGATGAAGGCGTTCAAGGAAATCGGTTATGACGGTTTCGTCACAGCCGAGATGGTCCCTGCCTACACGCATTATCCTGAAGCCTTGATAGACAACACCTCCCGCGCGATGGACGCGATTTTGGGAAGATAA